The genomic interval ACATACCAGGATGAAATCCAACCACCAGATCTGGCTtggctgcttcctctttctccacCAGCTCCTCCCAAAATTGGTGGTAGAGGCCCTTGTAGGCGCTGATGTAGACCCTCTGCCTGGGGCCAAACGCCCTGAGAGGAGGCCTCACGATGGGGCCGTCCACCACCTCTGGTCCCACCATGACTATCTCGATGCCCTGGTGTCCAGGGAACATTTTGTTCAGCTCATCATAGTCTGTCAGTCTGGCTCCCATGGTCTCATTGTGAGATGCGCCTGCTATGTGAATAGTTAGCGGTGTAGCGTGCGGGTCAAGGCCGAAGTGTTGTATGGCCATCCCAACTGTGAGAATTCGAGAGAGGAACTCGCTCTGAATCCGCCATAAAGACTGTTGCAGGTCAGAGTCACACGGCCTTGGCCTGCTGGCGTTCTTCCAAAGGGTTGTCACGTTGGCACCGGACAAGATGGCGTCCAGACGTGGCGTGAGGTCACCCTGCATGAGAAGCCAGTCGTCCCAGTTCTTCACCTCAGCAGCTGACTTAGACCACTTCTCAGTGGGGAACGGGAGATCTCCTGCGCGGGTGGCAGAACATTTATGATGGACATAtgtgacacaaaacacagattAGAGTTGAGTCAAATAGAGTGTGGCAAGTTTACATGGTGTTTGAAAAGCAATCAGAGAGATCCAAAGGCTGAGGAACTTAAATTAAAATTTCAAAAGCGCACCACTATTGCACTGTGACTTTCTGTCAGTTTTTGTCTCTCAGAGGCATTTCATTTTAGCAGCTCATCTTTAAAATATGCCATCTCATTAATGATGATGAGGCGTTTCCATTTCAACAGCACCCCCTTTTTTATTGCTCACCAGTGAACATCAGCCACTCCACTAGTCTGTCAATGGCCACCAGGCGCAGCAGTTTGCAGACCTTTTTATGCTGAGGCCAGTCCTTTCTCTGACAGTCTTTGGTGCAGTAGTACACATTCAAGCACCTGTGAGAgaaagatgggggggggggcaggggaggaaaggaaaggaaaagcaAGGAAATGAAACGTAAGGAAATGATGCAAGGCATACAAGCTAAAGCTATAGTGTTTAGTTTCTGTCGcacccatgaggaattctaagtaatgacaacaacactgtcggcgcatccacatgaaagtgcaccacccctcctccacgcagttgctagtagcgcTTAACACGTCaaatcaaggaggacacggaggattaaaaacatgatggagGTAATTATCACTTGAGCTTCTGTGCGCTAAAGTCGCCGGACTAcatcattttgtaaacataacCGCAcggagaaatacagagagagttttgcagagctgataggcttaattagctttctaccaactcatttggcaacggcttgaatttAATGGGTgttcattaaaggtgcagtaggtaagacttataaaactaactttctgtcatatttgctgaaactccagtagaactacatgaagcaggtaataaaaaaagaaatccggctcctctggcaccacctacagcctgtagtgcaatttgcaacaatccaccgctccctgttcagatgcaccaatcagggccaggggggcaGTCTaactgcctgtcaatcactgctcatccacatgcattcattctcacttgtggggggaggggcataggagaccgttttgggctttagcggaaagcggggagggactgagaagttgtcgatgttaaaaaatgttggctaagtcctggatcttcacaatcctacctacggcacctttaatataaaatagttgcaaaatattgttgtatgtttttagccatgctagtagCATGACTTTAGAGATGGTCATTTTGGTCTGTCTGTTGGTTGGTCGGTCAGTCGGTCCACCACGGTTTAGACTGAAACCATTGCAAGGGCATGAAAGTTGctacatattttcattttccCAAAGAATAAATTAggatgactttggtgatcctctgacctttcatctagcgccaccatAAGGGTCAAGATTTTGGTTTGCCCTATAGTGTGGTTCATGAGCAAATATCTggaaaactaatgacattcccatcagcctcaaaTGTAGTTTGTGTTGGGGTTATTCTTATGTTCCCAAGTTCCTCATTGTAAGAGATCGGTAAGGGCTTTCTTCGCAGCTCAAATTGCAAACACATGAAAGAAGATGGACGTTTCAAATTCAATTTAAATGGTaaaaatcataataaaaaaattagccTCTGGCGAGAGCCAAGTCAAGAAAACTGTCTTGCTGTCAAATTTGAGGGCGTAGGATTCAAGGAGTATAAAATCAGTAGGCCTTAATCTGTAAGTGGGGGATTTCAACACCCGGGGAAACATACATTGTACACTTGACCTCGAAGAACATATTAAGTCATATTGACATATTGAGTCATATTAAGATGATATTGAGCTGAGGAACATAGGACCTGGGAATGCGCTACCATGTTTagagctaattagcaaatgttagccaAGACATAAATAGCTTACATTCATTTAGAACCCATGTTTGGTATACCTTCTCATTCAGTTGAAAAAACAAGTTTCTGTTCTGTTTAGACGACAGCTGGCAAAAACAGCCACCGTAGGTAGAGGCTGGAATTTGTTACTGATTACACAACTTCTTAGTACGGATGTGGGCTTTAGTGTTGTCACACAGTTTAAGTGGCGAGTTAATGTGTTGGATTAGAGGTCTGACAGCCAGTGCCAGTTGGTGCTTTGGGAGTCTATATTACTTTACCTTGCAATCATTTGCAGCCTTTCGGggcacacacatttacataaaatCATTTATCAGCCTACGTGTTCTGTCATGGCACACTTTGGGCGTACTGATCATCCAGAGGAGGCTTACAAAGTGAAACAAAACAAGGTGAGAAAACATAGGGGGCCATTGAAAGGTACACACTTCTGCGGAGATGCTTCAGCTTAAGAGTAATAAATAGATGAATGTGAATCAGAATGAGAATGAAAAGGAATGCATGCACTGTTGGACTATTGGTGGTAGCCTAATTCTCAGATGTCAAAGGTCTTGAGGGTTTTACTTTCAGTCGTTAGGTTTTTTTATCTGCTTCTACACATAACTTCCCTGAGAGAGGCAGTGGCAGCTGAGAATTTCAAGGGGAAAACACAtgcagtgtgtgaatgtgtgtgtcaatCAGTAGGAAAAAGAGAGcgacagaaaaaagaaaaatgaggcACAAAAGCAACGAGGCAGCATACTGTACTCCGCTCTTTATTCTCAGTACATTGTGTGATGTTGTGAACCGCATTAAGCTGCTCTTAATAAGCTGCAGATTAAACATAATCAGATGGCTTAGCTATATTTGCCATTGTCCTCTGAGCTGTCCCAACTTGGTGGCCTGTCATTCGGTAGCTGATGCAACGGCAACTGGTAATGCTTCACACATCAATGTCGAAACCACATCCCAACTGGGTGATGATGGAGCCGAAATGAGAACGGTGTAGGTTTCAGTCGCCTTAAAATAGTCTGATTGTCAACAATGATTAATGTTAATCCGTGTTAATGCCACTCACTTCACGCAGCGTTTCAGGGTCTGACCGTCGGTGAGATGCGCTGGGAGTTTGTTGCAGCTGGTGCAGAACTCAAAGGTCTCCTCCATCCTCTTGAACATCTCCTTGTAGTTGCGGAACGAGATTCCTTTAGCCTTTCCCTCAACGGCAGCCCTGGTTAGAATCAGACAATTTATTTGCCAAGCAGGAGACACGTTCATGAATTTAGTGGAATTTGAGTGAAACATAGCCTAGAGGAAGTGCAACTAATAGCCCATACAGTATGCCATATAAAATCAAACACTACATTGCGTGACAATCAAACAGAAAATGAACAAGACAGCTGAGCTTACAACTCATCAGTTCTTAGTTAGTACCAGCAGTTTTTACCTGTATTCGCCGTAATCCTTCATGTTGAGCTTGTTGAGAATCACCTTAGAGAGCCCAGGAACATTGGAGTCCAGTGAGTAAAAGCCAGACAGAACAGAAAAGACGCTGTCAGTCCTTGGAGTGTCGGGCTGTTGGATCGCTGGGATCTGGGACGCCATGTTGTGGCCTTCAATTTCCACTAAGAGAGGAAGGAACACGTTGTTATTCATTGTACTGTGTTGCCTATATTGATTAATGGTTGATGCATTTCAGACATTTAAAGAGTAACTAAACTCCCCCTGAAAATCTTGTTTTTGCCTGTCTGACTTTAcctgtgttttaatgtgatgCACAGGTGCGCCCAGGACACTGTGACATTATTGATGCTGGTATGTGGTCaaagccttaaaaaaaaaaaagaagtagaacCTACAGCTCAACTTTTGCAGGACGACAACTCGACATTAATTTGCAacacaaacaccatgtttttACAGTTTACCTCGTGATCGTCTCACAAAAAGCTACAAATAACTGCGGTTGTCTGATTAGCCTTTGAACTCATGGATCTGTCACTTAAACAGGATCTGGATCGTGTTTATCACAGCTACCTGAAACCACATCAACGTAGACCCCCCTTTGGCATTCTAAAACATCAaatccatgtgtttgtgtgctgtgtgtgcttaCTGACAGACACAAAGCAGAATCTGTAGGATGTGAGGGACACAGGAACCCCCCCGACCCCCCAGTCAGGTCACAATGACAAATGAGAAGTATGGCCATAAATGTGGACTCTGGTGGAAGGACATACAGCCCCTAGCTCACAGAGGTATTCGTTCTATGCGCCCTGACAACCAAGTAGCACCCTGCACTGACACAACACAGATTTTCACTGTTGTTTCAATGCTCCTTTTCATAATGCATCACTGCTGCCAGGACCCACAAAAAATCTATTTCAGCACCAATgataacattttaaagaaatacacaGTTATACACAAAGTAAGATGCtgtatgactttttcaaaaggTATATGAGCTTTTTGCCGAGCAGCAGTGAAACTATACATAAACCCAGACAGTATGCATTCCTGTTCTCAAGGCTGGCATAGGCATCTCTTCTCAACATAGATTCGAGGGTGCGAAGTACACACACTGTAGACTGCAGACCTTTGTGCtttaaaacacactcacactctggCTTGATGACCCTGACGACAGAAGCTCTCATGACAAGAGGATCACCCAGATCTCAGACTGGCATGTTCTTTGAGCTGCACCATCAAGCCTCTTCCCTATTCCCAAAAATCCCTCCTACTTGCATGTCacatgattcatttatttttgggaaataagATGGGGAGAGAAATGTGATCATCTTGTAGTGGCACTCTCAGTAGCTCACATACTGTAGCTCCTTCAGTCTTTCTTTAGATTTTGCGCTGATTTAACACTTCAAAATCATGTAGAGTATGTGTGCAAGTCGGTTTGGTTTAGATGGTGTctgtacattttctttctgtttattATGATTAAACatatctacctgtctcttaatTACAGCAGCGCTCAACCTGGCCTTGAAAACATGACAAACAGCATTTAACTCCGTGCAGCTCGCAGAAGAAAATATGTCCTTAACTTGCACAACAATGTGAGACCACATGATTTACTTTATCACACTGAGGCACTCACAACAACGCTGCTCCAGTCTCCTACTTTGAGGAACTCTGTATCTTTTCAATTTCATACTAAGTGTTGCTATGGAATGATTTAGCCTTATCATGTCCACAGACAAAATTGAAAGGCCTATATCTAATTAGCTCTTTATATCTACAGAGCACCAGGGAGGCACGGGGTTGGAAATGAACAGATTTCCCATGAGAgggcagctttttttttttcttttgctggtcTCCCCCTCACATATCTGACCGTGAAACTGTTAAGTTTTAAGCATGCAAAGTTTGTCGGCTGACTATCTGGCCAAAGCATTATCACATTTTCACCCTGCCTGGCCGTGCCGTAAGGTGACGATGACTAAAGACATAGGCAGATATTTTAGTAGCGGTACCTTTGTTTCCAGGCGAGCAGAGTGTCTTCTAGGCGATTCTAGGAGTTTTCTTGATAGAAGTGATTGACAGCTCCTTATGCTGGACGCCTCTGCTTCTTAGAGCCTTCACTGCGTCTCTGCTGGGGTCAGTAATAAAGTTACCACCACAGAGCCAACGTAGGGGAAGTAGCCAGGGGAGGGTTGGGGACTATGGAGTGCTTCTGGCATCTGAGGGGTTTAGGGGTTGTCTCCCACTCAGTACCCCCTACTGAGTGGGAGAGGGACTTGGATGGGTTAGGGAGGGAGTGTGCCTTGGAGGAAGATGAGGGCCAAAGAAGAGAGGAGTGGAAAGCaggacatttaaataaataaaaagggtgAGGTGgaggttgtttgttttttttggagaagaggtggagacagaaacagggAGAACACACAAGATACCACCAAAAAtattcttgaaaaaaaaaataaaacactcagTCTGCTGGGAAGAGGGAGTTCAGAGATGAGAAGAGGCACATCACAGGGCAGGAAATGAAGAGCCAATGATAGGAACCAATGATAACAAACACATTAGAAAGTGGATTTCTGGAATCAATAATAGTGCAGTTAAACAAGTGTACATGTAAGTGAAAAAGATTTTTGATATGTAAATACGTTATCCTTTCATCAGGCTGTGCTTTTCCACTCATTTATTAGTGCTTTTCTTACTTAATATTTGCAGCTTGAAAGCATGGACTTATTATTCATCAAAAACAAAAGCCTGAgcaggaaacaaatgaaaacaaacgTCTGCTCTGATGTAATTCTGTCAGTCTCCGTGAGTCACAAACTCAAAAAGCCTTTGTTACCGTGCAGTACATGGAAACACACTGGGTTCGCAATAATAACAAAAGTtgccttcatttaaaaaaatttatttggTCCATCGGAACCTGAGATTGACAATTAAACATAGATGTTTGTACACATATACTCATATCCCCCTCCCAGAAAAAgatcaataaaatatatatatcacattCATCAGAGTTCCATTTTTTTCAGCATtaggtttctttttctttagttACTACtatcatactttttttttttttttacaagtttaAAAGGGTCAGTTGATTACACCCagcccccaccccaccccccacccgTTTTCTATCTTATATGTGGCTTAAGTTTGCAGTCTGTACAATTTACAAGGAGGGAACCAGgacaaaggagaggagagaaaaggcgTTGTGTTGGCCGGTCTGTAAATGACCAGCTGATCTCTGGCTGCAGCCTCTTCAGCAGCAGGGGGCGCACCTGACACACAGAAGAGTCACCACCACAACTTCACAGAAGAGGAGTAGGTTCATAGGACACCAGCAAGAGCCAAAATGACaattatgacaaaaaaaaaaaaacagtgtaataaaaaaaaattatattaaaaaatgaattaaaatctCATGTTAATGTAAAGTGATCCAGCGTTGACACTGAATTTTGAGGTGCCTTGTCATTGCAGGTGTTTCAGTGCagggttcatttttttttttttgtcaagctAATCCCTCTGGGCTCAAAACTAAAGCCATACAATTATCACATTCCTTTATCTGTCATACATCGGTCCAGTACTGAGCAATATTCATTTGACAAAAGGCCTGCAAATCACTtacacaaataaattaaaaaaggtcACAGCTGCTTGGctgtgaccacacacacactcacacatacacacagcgaAGACAGACATCTCAAAGTGGTCATCattacacattttgtttctttggAAAACATATTTACAGCTACTTCCGCTTCAGGTTTCTTTATGGAAAACGTTACTGTGCTGTAGTGGTTTTTCTTTACGAGCTGTCCCGAAGACGTCGTGGAAGTACAGCCTTCCAGTCGTGGTTGTGCAGTTAAGTTAAGTAAGACCGCGAGCGTACGGGACACGGTGCTGCCATTTACCATCAACGCTACCGACAAATAGGGACATGGGCTCATGAGTTGGCAGCACCCTTCCAACTCAAGGGCACTGAGCTCTAGACCTGAACTGAATCAAGTCATGTGGGAACTTTAATGCTTAGACTCAAAACCAAAAGCAGCATTCATTTCTACCAAGCAATCATTCACTGTAAGAGTGCTCCGGCGATTTTGCTCATAAGCTTTCAAGTTTTTCTCCATTTCACTACACAATAGTAAGACATCCACTTTGACTTgggggaaaaataaaaataaaaagtccccCACTCCATCCCGTTACTATAGTACCGCGTTagttttcccccctctctctgatAAAACACCTATGTTGCCATGGTGAGGACTGAAAGGTCCTTAGTGAAAACAGGAGCAATGGCTTTGACACTGAAGGAATTGGAACGATCAAGTGGCGGGTGGGGCCCTAAAAGGGAACCTACGTAAAACTGCTGTAGGCAACCCGTGCTTTGAAACGACGCAGacaaaactaaattattttctgTGTCACAACATGTCTCAGGggtcccctctctccctcttgttATGTGTGCACGCAGACTGACAAAATTGTCATCTGTTATTACAAAAGGACTCTGTGCTGTCGCTAATGTGCGCTCGGTGTATTCTTGTGGGAGGATGGCCCAGATGCTCGCGCTGCATCCAAGCAAACAAAAATGGTCCCTGACCTCCCAAAGTAAACTCGGCAGCTCCTTTGGCAGACTGTCTGTTCAAACAGCAACTAGCTCCTCCGGTACTCCCTAAGTACACTCAAGTGTAAATCAAAAATACTGGCAACGTGTGACAAATAGACACTGATCTTtagtaccaaaaaaaaaaaaaaaaagatcagacACGGGCGCTCGggtggctcagttggtagagcgcgcgGCCATATGATGAGGCTTGTTCCTTGACGCAGAGgcccagggtttgaatccgacctgcggtgGTTTCTTGCGTGTCTTCcccatatttctctctctctcttcgctCTCCTTTCAAGTCTGATTAAAAGCGATATGCCCCCCATAAAACTAAAAAGATCAGACACAACTTTTGGGGTGTCACAATCCAAGAGTGCAAGAAGCAGCATACAACATCTAAAAAGTGTGAAGAAATAAAGTGACCGCTGAATTGGATGAGAACAGCAAGCACGCCCGAGCTACAAAGCTGGTCATATAATGACTCGACTCCAGCGGTTAGACCCCAAACTGAgactgagtttaaaaaaaaaaaaaagaattaaagtaAGTAAAAGGAAGGAATAAAGGAGGTACAGTGGCTCCTCTGTAGGGAAAAAAGCCAAAATTGGATGTTAGTCTGTCGAAACACTCGGGAAGGAATTCTATCACGTGTCAGTATTTCACAAGATAAAACCTCCCAATCACAACACTCCCCTCTGCACCACAGCTTGGCTCGTAAAGTGCTTACAGAAAGATGATAAACCAGCTATCTGGGCACCGTACACCTGCCGCAACATCAGCTCGAGGTTTTTTGCTTGACTCCAGCTTACCCTACAAATCACGGGTTTGGTCCTGAGTTAGAGAGAGCGCTACACAGCACTGCGGTGAggatggagacagacagacagcactgTATGAATGATGGCTTTTTCTACGAcctcaaaaacacaaatatggaCAAGACGGCAACAAAGACCGTGTATAATGCAAGTAAGACCAACGTGTATtgtattgaataaaaaaaacaaaacatgtatgACTATGAGTAAAACTATATTATTGTGTTGGCTCATGAAGTACCGTACTATGGGCTGGGCGAGATTAACCTCCCCCCCCGAAGTCTCCTGCTTTGTGAGCTGTCCTTGTGGACGACGTAGGGGTAAGTGTCTGATCGCTGCGGGTGATTGGCTCAAAGTTTGTGGGCTGGAAAATGGCTCAGTAGTTAGGGCACTCCACCCTGACTTCTGTGAAGAAAAGCAGGGTCGTCTCCAAGAGATGACATCCGTTCCACGTACAGCGCTCGTACCAAAAACGTCCGGAATTTTAAGCAGTCTGAACTGGATCATGTTCGGTGCCCGGGCGAAACATTGTTTTGTGAGTAAGTCCAGGTCACTCCGCGTGGCCCGCTTCCCTCATTTCATCCTGACATGGCACATCCACTTGGCAAAGAAGAGAGCTCGTAAGGGCCGGATGAAAGCATTTATGGAGCATTAGTAGGACAGCACATAAATGCTGCTTATTTATGCTTTACATTCAGGTGTGTgttcatctaaaaaaaaaaaagacacacaaatacacatcttTCTCCACGTTTTAGGGCTGCACACACCACTCGCCCTCCCTTGCCTGGTTTTCCAGTCGTCTGACAGTTCACTGGAtaacagtctgtgtgtgtatgtgagatagGGGGCGGTGGTCATAGCGGCCTGGGCCGGTGCAGGCCGTCAATGTCCGCAGTGAGCTGGGGGCAGTGGGTGGCCTTGGTGGGGGTCCAGTCTCCCAGGGAGGCCTGGGCTGCCTTGCGGTGAGCCAGGCGGTGGGTGATGGAGAAACCGGCATTTCCTTCCAGCTGTGAAAGCACCACCAGCACCtgcctgcagggggagacagagagtgttgggggaaaaaaagaaaagaaaaaaaacatggagaGGTTCCAGTTCAAGTCCTTTCTAGCTTCAGTTATGGCAGATAACGCACACTCATTCTGAATACAAGTATGGTATTTTTCTGTTGTGCATTGTGTATGGTGAAGGGAAGTAAGGGACTGTATGAAAATGACTGAAAAAGCAAGGCCCTCCCcagcttaacccttgtgttgtcttcagcacttatttctacgtcccatattttctgatataaaacaaaaaatcaatgtgacccgaagtcaacacaagggttaaattataataaaatcttccaaaactGCAATACCCTGccttaatatctcaaaataatatatttatggTAAACATAGGGACATGGTGAAAATACAGCTACTCTCAAATTTCGAATAAAGAGCTGCTAAAGCAATGGTTATTACAGTTATCTAAAGAGTGAACCAGGAACAGGCTGCTGATGGACTGGAGCCCATCAAATGTTGTTCCCCACTTCATATTCcaaaatgatcaaaataaatatgaattagTTTAGATCTTTTTGATGTaactatcttttttttaaataataaatctcACAAGGGAAGAAAAATAAACTCTGGGATTAGAAAAAAGTCTACCAAAAAAGTCAGACATCCCTCCTTCCA from Perca fluviatilis chromosome 21, GENO_Pfluv_1.0, whole genome shotgun sequence carries:
- the LOC120551763 gene encoding putative protein MSS51 homolog, mitochondrial; its protein translation is MASQIPAIQQPDTPRTDSVFSVLSGFYSLDSNVPGLSKVILNKLNMKDYGEYRAAVEGKAKGISFRNYKEMFKRMEETFEFCTSCNKLPAHLTDGQTLKRCVKCLNVYYCTKDCQRKDWPQHKKVCKLLRLVAIDRLVEWLMFTGDLPFPTEKWSKSAAEVKNWDDWLLMQGDLTPRLDAILSGANVTTLWKNASRPRPCDSDLQQSLWRIQSEFLSRILTVGMAIQHFGLDPHATPLTIHIAGASHNETMGARLTDYDELNKMFPGHQGIEIVMVGPEVVDGPIVRPPLRAFGPRQRVYISAYKGLYHQFWEELVEKEEAAKPDLVVGFHPGFHANQGLVEGWLPTLLLLRDYTIPSFFTMYSEMELKRSLQILLELEMHIRDSGPNPFTSQKPEQVQSCPNKTPVYCNSHYICFQGLLLHQEDLEEPGLDNERPS